The segment CAGGTCGGCCTGCTCGGTCTTGGTCGGCAGTCCGGTACTCGGGCCGCCGCGCTGCACGTTGACGATCACCAGAGGAAGCTCGGTCATGACGGCAAGGCCGATCGCTTCGGTCTTGAGCGCGATGCCCGGACCGCTCGAAGCGGTAATGCCGAGGGCGCCTCCGAACGACGCGCCGATGGCGGCGCTGACGGCAGCGATCTCGTCCTCGGCCTGGAAAGTCACGATGCCGAAATGCTTCTGCGCGGCCAGCTCGTGCAGGATGTCGCTGGCCGGAGTGATCGGATAAGAACCGTAGAAAAGGCGCAGCCCGGCTCGCGCGGCGCCCGTCATCAGGCCCCACGCCGTTGCCTGGTTGCCGGTGATGCTGGTGTACAGGCCCGGCGCGATGCGCGCGGGGCCAACTTCATAGCGCGTGACGAACAGCTCGGTCGTCTCGCCGAAATTCCAGCCGGCCTTGAACACGCGTGTGTTCGCCTCGACGAGCGCGGGGTTCTTGCGAAAGCGCGACGCGATCCACCGCAACGTCTCCTCGGTGGGCCGGTTGTAGAGCCAGCTGCAAAGGCCGAGCGCGAAAAAGTTGCGGCAGCGCACGACCGAGCGCGTCGGCAGGTCCATGTCGGCCACGGCCTGCGTCGTCAGCTTCGTCATCGGAATGTCGACGAGGCGCCAGCGCGAGAGCTCGCCGGTCTTGCCCGGATGCTCGGCGTATCCCGCCTTGACGAGGTTCGACTTCGTGAATGCGTCTCCGTCGATAACGAGAGTACCGCCGTCGCGAAGGTCGCCGACGTTCACTTTCAATGCCGCCGGGTTCATCGCGACGAGCACGTCGGGCTGGTCGCCGGGCGTGTAGACGGTCTTGCTCGAAAAATGCAGCTGGAAGCCGCTGACTCCGGCCAGCGTTCCGGCAGGCGCGCGGATCTCGGCGGGAAAGTCGGGCAGCGTCGCGATGTCGTTGCCTGCCAGCGCCGACTCGGTCGTGAACTTCGTGCCTGTCACCTGCATGCCGTCACCGGAATCCCCGGCGAAGCGGATCACGACGGTTTCGACTGTTTCCGAGGCCTTCGGCGGCACGCTCGAGGCTTGCGACATGAAAATGGACTCCTTGGCGTCCGCTGCCGCGTCCGACGGCGCGCGCGCTCCCGCACGCCCCGCTACGCGGTGCGACCCGACGCCCTGATTGTATGCACGGAAATGAGCGGGGACAATGCTTTCCCGCACGCTGGTCAAGGCCGGCTTATTGTCGTGGTCCCCGCTGCGGCCGTCCGGATCCCTGCCCGTTCGGGGCTGGTCCGAACAAATGCGGACAGCATCAGTACTGCTAAAGCCACACCCCGCCGTACATTCGCAGAGGCAATGCAGCGGCGCTCAGAGGGCCGGTTCGACCCCAGGAGGGCGCGTTTTCCAGCGCCGGTGTGCCCAGTTCCACTGGTGGGGAAAGCGGCGGACCACCCGGTCGATCTCCGCCGCGTAGCGCTCGGTCAGGCTGCGCAGCACGAGGTCGCGGGTGCCGGGCGGCTGGCGCGGCGGCGCGCCTATCAGCTCGCCTATGAACGGCGAGGTGCCGCCGTCGTTCCAGATGGCGAACACCGGCAGCACGGGCGCCGAGCTGGTCATGCTCAGGCGCGCCAGCATCGTCGACGTGCACGCCTGCTGCCCGAGCACGTCGACGAAGATCCCGCGCCCCTGTCTCTGGTTCTGGTCCAGCGGAACGGCAACGCAGCCGCCGGCGCCGAGGATGCGCAATGCATCGCGCACCGCCGCCCCACGACCGAGCGTCGCCACCCCGCAGCGGCGTCGCTCTTCGATGAGAAAGCGGTCGATCTCGACGATGCCGAGCGAACGATGGAACACCGCGACGGGAGCCACGGTGCTTCCGAAGATTCGCGCGAGCAGCTCGAAGTTGCCGATGTGCGCGGTCAGCAGAAGCAGGCCGCGGCCCTGCGCGAGTCCTTCGGCCACGGCTGCGGCGACGGACTTCCACGCCGGATCTTCGCGGGCCGCGCCGATCAGGGCGTCGCAATCGACAGCCTCGGCACCGATGCGGCCCCAGTTGCGGAACGAGGCCGTGACGACCGAATCGCGCACCACCCGGTCCATCTGCGGAAACGCGATCGCGAGGTTGTCCTCGACCACGGCGCGGTGACGGCGGTCGAGGATCATCAGCGCGCCGCCGATGCCTTCGAGCGCACGGCGCGACGCCTTCGGCCCTGCGCTGCGCAGCAGGGCCCAGGCTGCCCTCAGAAGCAGCCACGCGGCACGATCGCCGGCCTTTTTCAGCATCGGCCGCGGCGGTCCGTTTCCGGCCCCCTCCTCCCGTTGAGCAACTGCCACTGTCCTGCTACTTGTCACCGGCCATGGAAAAGCGCGACCAGCCTTGGATCATCCGCACGTATTCCGGCTACAGCTCGGCCAAGGTTTCCAACGAGCTTTACCGAAGGAACCTGGCCAAGGGCCAGACCGGACTGAGCGTCGCCTTCGACCTGCCGACGCAGACCGGTTACGACAGCGATCATCCGTTGGCACGCGGCGAAGTCGGCAAAGTCGGCGTGCCGATCGGCAACATCGGCGACATGCAGACGCTGTTCGAGGGCATTCCCCTCGACCGCATGAATACGTCGATGACGATCAACGCGACTGGCGCCTGGCTGCTCGCGCTCTACATCGCCGTCGCCGAGCGCCAGGGCGTAAAGCCGGCGGTGCTGCAGGGCACGATCCAGAACGACATCATCAAGGAATATCTCTCGCGCGGCACCTACGTCTTCCCGCCGGCGCCGTCGCTGCGCCTCGCGGCCGACATCATCACGTACACGGTGCGCGAGGTTCCCAGGTGGAACCCGATCAACATCTGCAGCTACCACCTGCAGGAAGCGGGGGCCACGCCGGTCGAAGAGCTCGCATTCACGCTGGCCAACGCCCAGGCCGTCCTCGACGAGGTGCGAAGCCGCGGTGTGGCCGCCGACGAGATGGCTCAGGTCTTCAACCGCATCTCGTTCTTCGTCAACGCGAGCATCCGGTTCATCGAAGAAGTCTGCAAGATGCGCGCGTTCACGAAGGCGTGGGACGAGATCGGCGCGAAACGCTACGGCGTGACCGATCCGAAGATGCGCCGCTTCCGCTACGGCGTGCAGGTGAACTCCCTCGGCCTCACCGAGCAGCAGCCGGAGAACAACGCGATCCGCATCGCACTGGAGATGCTCGGCGTCGTGCTGTCGCGCGACGCCAGGGCGCGAGCGGTGCAGCTGCCTGCATGGAACGAAGCGCTCGGGTTGCCGCGGCCGTGGGACCAGCAGTGGTCGCTGCGCACCCAGCAGATCATGGCCTTCGAGACCGACATCCTCGAGTACGAGGACATCTTCAACGGCTCGCCGGTCATCCAGCGCAAGGTCGACGAGCTGCTGGCCGAGGCCGGCGCCGAGCTCGCGCGCGTCGAGGAGCTCGGCGGAGCCGTCAAGGCGGTCGAGTCGAGCTACTTCAAGCAGCGGCTGGTCGAGTCCAACGCTCGGCGCGTGCGGCGCATCGAGGCCGGCGAGCAGAAAGTGATCGGCGTCAACGCCTTCGAACAGTCGGAGCCGTCCCCGCTGACGGCCGACATCGAGACGGCGATCTTCCGCGCCGATCCGAAGGCCGAGCAGGAACAGGTCGAGCGCCTGCGTGCATTCCGCGCGTCGCGCAGCCAGGCCGACGTCGACGCCGCGCTGGCCGCACTGGCCGACGCGGTGCGCGCGGGCGACAACGTCATGCACGCATCGATTCGCTGCGCGCACGCCGGCGCCACCACCGGAGAATGGTCCGACACCCTGCGCACGATTTACGGCGAATACCGCGCGCCGACCGGCGTGACCGGCCAGGCGAGCGCGGCCAGCGACGAGCTCGCCGAGCTTCGCTCGCGGATGCACGCACTGGCCGGGCGCATCGGGCACACGCCACGCCTTCTCGTCGGCAAGCCGGGCCTGGACGGGCACAGCAACGGCGCAGAGCAGATCGCCGTGCGCGCTCGCGATGCAGGCATGGACGTGATCTACCAAGGCATACGCCTGACGGTCGAAGAGATCGTCGCGACCGCCCAGCAGGAAGACGTCGACGCGATCGGGCTGAGCATCCTGTCCGGCTCGCACATGGCGCTGGTGCCCGCGATGCTCGACCAGCTCGCCAGAGCGGGAATGAGCGACGTGCCGGTGATCATCGGCGGAATCATTCCGGAGGACGACGCCAGGGCGCTGCGCGCGATGGGCGTCGCTGCCGTCTACACGCCGAAGAACTTCGAGCTGAGCCGCATCATGGGCGACATCGCCGGCATCATCGAGCAGCGCCAGGCTGCCTGAGACGGGAACCCCCCGGAGCACGAAATCCTCTCCGAGTTCCGGGGGCCTCTGTCACCTGCCGGCTGTCTCCGGTCCCCGCTGCCCTGCTCCCCGCACCCCCCGTGCGGGTCGCTTACCGAACTGTCACTACAGCAGGGTCGCGCGCGGCATGCCCCGCGAAACCAAAGGTTTTTTCGCTCGCGCGCCCGGCCCCGGCCCCCCGAACCTTGAGAATGGAAGAAAACTTCTTGCAGCCACGAAAAGGTCGCGCTTACAGAGAAGTCAATAGTGCGTGGAGGGGCGCCTTCCGGCATCTCGCCGTGGGCCGTTTTCCCTTGCCGCCACCGGGTGGGATCGCCAGCAGGACCCCGCGAGGACGTGCCGATGACCAAGGTAACGACCGCGACTATCGTCCGCGATGACTCTGCAGGCGGCGGCACCGCCGCCGCCGAGCCGGCCCCTGCCATCGGGCGCGATCGCGTCCGGCTGGCGCGACTGGCGGCACGCCTGCGACGCGGCGTACTTCCCGACCCGCACCATGACCTCCCCGTCCACGCCGACGATGATTCCGCCTCTTGCGACCGCTCGTCCGGCCATGGACAGTTTCAGGGCAGATCCCCTCAGAGTGGCCCCCAGGACAACCGCCATGCATAAACGTGGACTTCGAGGAACCTCCCTGCTGCTGACGGTCTGTGTCGGCGCATTTCTTCCGGCTGCGGGCGCGACCCGCGCTCGCGCCGACCTGAGTCCCGCCATCCTCGCGTGTCGCGCCGGCGTCGCGCGAAGCACTCTCAAGCTGACGAAGGCGATGCTCAGGGCCGTCACCCTGTGCAACGATGCGCGCGACCGCGACGGCGCGATGTCGGGCACCGACTGCAACGACCTCACGGCGGCCGACACCGACGGCTCGGTGGCTTCGGCCCAGCAGAAATTCGTCGCCGCGGTCTCGTCGGTCACCGGCAAGTGTGGGGGAGTCTCCCCGAGCGATGCCCTGTACCCCTCGTGCGCCGCGCCCTGTGACTCGACCGTTCCAAGCGTCTCGTCGTTCACCGACGTCGCCACCTGCCTCGTCTGTCTCGCCCGCCACGAAGTCGAGACCACGAGCCAGCAGATCCACGGCACTCCCGCCTCCCCGCTCTCGACCGACGAGCGGCGCTGCGAAGGCACCGTCGGCGGCAGCGGCGCAAAGCTGTTCCAGGCAGTGGTCAAGGACGTCACTGCGTGCGAGGCCCTCGACGAAGCGGCCGGCGCCACGACCACCGATTATTGCACGACGCAGACGTTCCCGCGCCAGGCGGTGCAAAACGCCGCCTACGGGACCGGCAACAAGATCGTCGGAGCCTGCGACCTGGCGTCGTTCTCGAACCTCGACTCCTGCGCGAGCGAGCGCTTCTCGCTCGCCGAGTGCGTCGGCGACGACGTGCTGGCTTCGGCGCGCCGTTTTGCCAGCGACGCCGTCTCCCTTTCGCCGAGCGAGGCGACCACGACGACGACCTCCACGACGACCACGACCGAAGAGCCCGGTGATCCGCATTGCCCGGATCGCGGCCGTCTCGTGCTGATCTCCCACGACACCAATGTCCCGTGCACGTCGAACAGCGATTGCGCCCCACCTCGCACTTGCGACACGACGGCCGGGATTTGCGTGTCCCTGTCCAACCTCGACAGCGGCTGGACAGGGCACGCTCATCATTCCGACCTCGACGACGGGGTCATCACGAGTTCCTTCCTGCACTGCCCCGGCCCGTCGCCGGTGTGCGGCCAGTGCTCGGTCGACGGCATCGATCCGACGTACGGCTCGTGCCGCTGCTCGAACGACAACCAGAAGATCTGCGACAAGCCGTTCGCGAACGACAACACCAATTGCGGCGGCAACAGCTGCGAATGCTTCTTCGGAGTGCCGATCCCGCTGTCGTCGGCAGGCACCCCGGCCTGCATCGTCAACCGCTACGCGCACGACATCGCGGGCACGGCCAACGTCGACGACGGCTCGTCCGAGATCTCGGCAAGCCTGAGAACGCGCGTCTACCTCGGCATCACGACGACGCACCCGTGCCCGATCTGCGCCGGTACCTGCAGCAACAGCTCGACCACGTCGTGCGAGGTCGACAGCGACTGCGGCAGCGGCAACCACTGCGTCCAGGACACGCCGAACGACGGGATCCGCGGCGGAATCTGCATCGGTGGCGACAACAACGGGCAGACCTGCGATGTGACCGGACTCAGCCCGTCCTTCCCCGCCCGCGCGGGCGGAGTCAAGGGAAGTGGCGGCGGCGGCTACAGCCTCGACTGCATGCCGGCATCGAACATCAACATCTCCGGCGCCGGGCTCGCACTCAACGTCACGCAGACGACCGGCCACGTGGAGCTGCACGCGAACCTGCCGTGCCAGGGCGGCAACTGCCAGTGCATGACCTGCACGTCCGATCCGACGTCGCCGTGCAACAGCGATTCGGAGTGCCACGGAGCCAACTGCGCGATCTCGGCGAACTTCACGTGCACGAGCAACGCCGATTGCAGCAACCTCGACCTCGGCAACTGCTCGGCCGCTGCGCATCGCTGCACGAAGGCGGCGAGCATCAGCTGCACGACCAACACGGACTGCAAGAACTACACGCAGGGCGGCCCGTGCAACCCGTCGACGTGCACGACGTTCGGCGGTGGCGTTGCTCCGAAGCCGAACGGCTGCCTGGACGGAGTCTGCAACGACAACGGTGACGGAAGCGCCCAGTGTGCGACGGGTCCCGACGACCATACCTGCGATGGCCTCATTCGAGCCAATGGCAAGGGTATCCTGAGTTGCTCGACCAACGCCGATTGCACCGCTTCGGATCCGAACAACGGCAACTGCACGCTGATCGACCGCAGGCCGTGTTTCGTCGATCCGATCACTGCCGACGGCATCGCGAGCACGTCGTTCCCGGTCGGAGCCTCGGCCTTCTGCGTGCCGCCGACGGCCAACCCGTCGATCAACGCGGTTGCCGGCCTGCCGGGACCGGCGCGCGTGCTCAACCAGGCGGCCGGAAGCGCGTACTGCGCGAGCGACCCGACGGTGAAGTACCAGCCCGGCGTCGGCGGTTGCCCCTGATCGGGCGTCGGCGGCTGCCCGTGATCGGGCGGCCGCTGCCCGTGACCGGGCGTCAGGCAGCGGGAAAAGGCCGGCCCTAGCGCCGCTCGAGAACGGCCTCGGCCGCAACGGCGGTGGGCCGCCCGTGGTTGGCTTCGATCACGCAATCCTTGAGTTGCACTTTCGCCTGGTCGAGCACGACGACGCCGGTATCCCCGTTGCCGGCGATGCGGCAGTGCTCGATCTCGGCATCGCCGCCGAGTCCGACGCGAAGGCCGTCCTGATTCGGCGCCGGCTTCGAATCAGGACCGTTCGGCGCCCGCTCCTCATCTCGTCCGCTGGCCAGGATGCTGACGTCGCGTCCCGACAGGCTCCCGGCCGAGACACCAACGCCCTTGTCCCAGTTACCGGCGACCAGCACCGACTCCAGGCGCGCGACTGAGCCGCGCGTCACGGTCACACCGTCACGGTCGCCGATCACCAGCGAGTCGCGAAGAGTGGCCTTCGAGTCGTCGAACACGAGCAGGCCCTTGCCCTTGGTGCGAAAGCCGTTGCCCATCAACAGGCAGTGATCGACGGTCACCGGGCCGGCGCCGTTGGACACGCCGACTCCGTCGTCCATGTTGTCGATCGACTGCACGTTCTCGATGCGCACGTCGCGCGCATCGCGGCCGCGCACGGCGATGCCGTCGAACAGGAAGCCGCTGACACGGATGTCGCGCACGACGACGCCTGCGCCGGTGACGTCGATGCCGTCGCAGCCGCGCTTGCCGCTCGGCCGCATGCAGCCGTCGGCCTGGCGGATCGTGACGCCGCCGCCGTCCAGGCGCGTCCCCTCGGCCTCGAGCGACGGCAGCGCGCTTTCGACGAAGATTTCCGCCGAGGCCCCGAGCGCAATGTGAATCGTGGAGCCGGGTTCGGCGTTGGCGTCGTTGATCGCGCTGCGAAGCGTGCCGTCCCCGGTGTCGCGGGTGGACGTCACGCGAAATACCGCGGCATGCGAGGCCGTGCCCGACGCCGCCAGGAGCAGCACGGCACCAATGACAGCGGAAGTTTTCACTGTGACATGTAGATGCCGCCGTTGGGCGACAGCACCTGGCCGGTGACGAACGTCGAGTCGGGGCCGGCAAGGAAAAGGGCCGCGGCGGCAATCTCGTCGGCGGTGCCGAGGCGCCCGAGCGGAGTCTGCATCGCGATCAGCCGCTTCTGCTCCTGCTCCAGCGGCGCCAGCAGCGGCGTGTCGATGTAACCGGGAGCGATGGCGTTGACGAGGACGCCGTAACTTGCCGCCTCCCTGGCAATCGACCTCGTGAACGAAAGAATCGCTCCCTTGGCCGCGCAGTAGTCCGGCGCGCCCTGCAGGGAAGCGGTTCCCATGATGGATCCCATGTTGATCACGCGCCCGCCGCTGCCGCGCCGGCGCATGCGCGGCAGCGCCTGGCGCGTGCAGTAGAACGTACCGTAGAGATGCACGCGGATCATGCGGTCGAACATCTCGTCGCTGATGCGATCGATCGCGTCGAGGTGCGTCGAGATCTTTCCGGCTGTCATCAGCTCGGCGAGCTGGGCCTGGCTCGTCCCCTGGATCGCATCGAGATAGGCAGGGTCGGTATGGATGATCCCGGCGTTGTTGACGAGGATGTCGATCTCGCCGAGCTCGCGGTCGAACGCGGCGAACGCAGCGGCGACCGACGCGGCGCCGGTGACGTCGCACGAAAGCGCGATCGAGCCCGGGGTCGACGCGTTGCAATCGGCCGCTACGCTCGCGGCGGCCCGGGTGTCGATGTCGGTGACGGCGAGGCGTGCGCCCTCGCTCGCGAACGTCCGGCAGATGGCGGCGCCGAGGCCGGAGCCCGCGCCGGTGACGAAGGCGGTTTTCCCTGACAGTTTCATTGCAAGCCCCGTTGCGCCGTCGCGCATGCCATCGCGCAGACGGTCGCGGTGAGCGATTTCATTCAAAAACCCTTGCCGTAGTCCCAGGTGAAGCGACCCGTGACGGTGATCTCGAGCAATATCGAGTCGTCCGCGGCTCCCTCGGTCATGGCGACGTAGGCGTCGCCCGCCTCCTTGCCGAGGTAATGTACCGCCACGCGCCTGTGCATCGCGTCGTCGAAGCGGACCTCGGCCGCGGTGCCGTGCAGGATCGCGCCGCGGTACGGCGCCTGGCGGGTATCGACCGTCAGCGACACATACGGGTTGGCGCGCACGTTGCGGGCTTTTTTCGACGAGCGGCCGACGTGGACGTAGACCTTGTTTTCACGAGCTTCGAACCAGATCGGTGAGCCTTCGGGGCGCGCCTTGTCGTCCACCGTCGAAAGGACGCCGATCTGCGCCTCCGAAAGAAGATCGGCCAACTCTGCGTCGGTCAGCTTTCCGGGCATTGGTGCTCCTTGCTCCGTCGCGCAATCTAATCTCGCCCGCTCGTCAGGTCACACAGCGGACCACGGCAGTGGCGTTGTCGGAGCCGCCGCGCAGCGCTGCCAGCGTGACGAGGGATGATGCTGCCGAGGCGGCCGCCGTCCGCGTCGCGAGCACCTCGGTGATCTCGTCGTCGCCCAGGGCCTCGGTGACGCCGTCGGTGAAAAGCACCACGACGTCGCCGGGCAGCAGGTTCCAGACCTCGCACTCGGGAACGTACCCCTCCTGCGTGCCGATCACCTGGTGGACCATATAACGCGACGGATGCTGCCGGGCCTGGGCCGCCGTGAGCAGGCCGCTGCGGATCAGCTCGCCGGCACCGTTCTGGTCGGCGGTCATCGCGACGAAGCCGCCGCTTCGCCACAGCGCCGCGCGGCTGTCGCCGACGTGCAGGACCACCGCCTTGCGGCCGCGGATGACGACGAGCACGAGGGTCGTGGCCATGCCGCCGGCCTGCGGCACCTCGCGGGACGCCGCAAGCACCGCGTGCTGGGCGTGCCCTGCGGCTTCGACGGCAAGAGCGACGAGCGCATCGTCGTCCGGGGCCGCTTGCGAGGCCGGCGCAGGTCGAGTCGCGAAGAAATCCTCGATGCCGGCCATCGCCAGCGCGGACGCGACGTGCCCCGCCGGCAGCCCGCCGAGCCCGTCGGCCACGGCCAGCGCCGAGCCGTCCGCGGCGATCCAGAACGCGTCCTCGTTGCGCACCCGGACGCGGCCCACGTCGGTGGCGCCACCGCAGCCGGCGCTTCGTGAGACCACCGCCGGCCGATAGCGCTCGAGGGTCTTTCCCGCGTCCACGCTCGCTAACTAGCCTCTTCGCGCGTCCTACGGTAGCTTTCGCGTCTCTTCGCCGCGCTGCGCGCCGCCTTCCCGAACCCGAGGTCGCCCGAGTGAAACGCAAACCGATCCAGCCCCTGCTGCGGGCCGCAGCCGGCGCCGTGCAGAAGCTCCACCTGCGCAGCTACGAGATCTACCAGCCCGTCCTCACCGGCTCCGGCTACACGGCTGCCGCCCGCCAGTGCGAGGTGCGCTGGAACTCGATCGCGCCTGTGCTGGCTGCCAGCGGAGCCCGCAGCCTCGTCGATCTCGGCTGCTCGGAAGGATACTACGTGCTGCGCGCCGCGCGCGGCGGTCTTCCTTTCTGTGTCGGCGTCGACTTCGACCAGCGCCGCATGTTTACGTGCACGTCGCAGTTCGTGCTGCAGGACATCGCGCACGCGGGCTTCCTCATGGCCGGCGTCGACGAAACGCTGCTGGAAGCGATCCCGACGTTCGACGCGGTGATCTTCCTGTCGGTGATCCACCACATGATGTACCAGGAAGGCGTCGAGTACGCGCAGCGGATTCTTCGCCTCGTTGCATCGAAGACCGGCAAGGTCTGCTTCTTCGAGATGGGCCAGTCCGACGAGCACAAGGAATCGTGGGCGAAGAAAATGCCCGACATGGGCAGCGATCCGCACCAGTGGATCCGCAGCTTCGCGCTCGACAACGGCTTCTCGCGCGCCGAGAAGCTGTCGGAAGCCAGCTCCTTCGCCGGCGAGACCGATCGGGCGCTGTTCGCCCTCTACCCCTGAACGGCACGCCCGCTGCGTCGGGCCCGGCGCTGCGGCTGGCTACTGCAGCGGAACGTCGGCGCGGACCGGCCAGCCGACGGCTTCCTGGTTCCACGCGCCGCCGTCTCCGTCGGCGCGCACTCTCCATTCCACACACACCCGGTAGAGGCCGGGCTCGGGGAACGCCAGCCCACTGATGCGAACGCGGTGCCTCTCGCCGGTCGGCTGGAATGCGACCGGCTCCGTCGCGAATTCCTGCTTGCCGGCGCGCATCACGACCAGCCGTACCTGGTGCTCGACACCGTTCTCGTCGGCGTCCACTTCGAAGAACGCGTGGCTGAACACCGACAAGCGTGCCGGGTATGCCGCCGGGCGAAACTGCTCGAGCAACAGGAACAGGCTGAAATTGTTCGAGTAGCGGTCGAGTGTCGAGCCCTGCGCGACGGCGATCATGAAGCAGCGCATCGACGCACCATAGGCCGGGCGAGAGCGCGAGGACAACTTCCCGCTCTGTGATCCGCGATCGCTTCGCGGCCGGCGCGTGCGTCGCCGCTGTTGCCGATGCTGCCGATGCAGGGGAAAATCTGTTCCGCCGAGCCGCCGCCCTGCCGACCGGAAACGCGCCCGGTTGGAGACGAGCCCGCGCTGAGACGCGATCGACCGCGATCGAGAAGGAGAAGCCGAGCCCGTGTACCCAGGTCACCACGCGAAGAATTCCCCCGACAAGCCGGCAGTGATCATGGCCGCAACCGGCCGGACGGTGACGTATCGCGAGCTCGACGAAGCCTCGTGCCGCTGCGCCCATCTCCTCGCTTCGCTCGGGCTCCGTCCCGGCGACTCGATCGCGATCCTGATGGAGAACCATCCGCGCTTCTTCGAGATCTGCTGGGCAGCCCAGCGCTCGGGCCTGTACTACACGGCCATCAGCACGCGGCTGACGCCGGGCGAAGTCGCGTACATCGTCGCTGACTGCGGCGCCAGGGCCCTGTTCACGACGACCGAGCGCGTCGAAGTCGCCGCCGAGGCAGCCGCGTCGTGTCCGGCGCTGCTCGCAACGTTCGTCGCGGGCGCCGCATCCGATGCAGAGTTGCCTTCGGGGATGCGTTCCTGGGAAAGCACAGTTGCTTCGATGCCGGCTGATGCGCGCGACGCGGAAACCGAAGGGCAGGACATGCTCTATTCGTCGGGAACGACCGGAAAACCCAAAGGCGTACGCGTCGCGCTGAGCGGTGCCCCGGTCGGCTCGCCCAACCGCCTGACCGCGTTCATCGGCGGCCTCTACCGTCCCGATGCTGACAGCGTCTACCTGTCGCCGGCGCCGCTCTACCACGCTGCGCCGCTGCGCTTCAACATGACGATGCAGCGCTTCGGCGCCACGTGCATCGTCATGGAGCACTTCGATCCGGTCGTTTCCCTCGAGCTGATCGAGCGCTACCGCGTCACGCACAGCCAGTGGGTGCCGACGATGTTCGTGCGCATGCTCAAGCTCGACGCGTCCGAGCGCAGCCGCTTCGACCTGTCGAGCCACCGCGTCGCCATCCACGCCGCTGCGCCGTGCCCGGTTGCCGTCAAGGACCAGATGATCGGCTGGTGGGGACCGATCGTCCACGAGTACTACGGGGGCACCGAAGGCAACGGCCTTTGCGCGATCGATTCGCCGGCGTGGCTCGAGCACCGCGGATCGGTCGGAAAGCCGATCCTCGGTATCGCACACATCGTCGACGACGACGGCAACGTGCTCGAGGCCGGCAGGGCCGGCAACGTCTATTTCGCCGACGGTCCGCGCTTCGAGTACCACAATGACCCCGACAAGACGCAAAAAGCCTACAACGCCAAAGGCTGGAGCACTCTGGGCGACGTCGGGTACCTGGACGCGGACGGCTTCCTGTTCCTCACCGACCGCAAGGCGTTCATGATCATCTCCGGCGGAGTCAACATCTATCCGCAGGAAGCCGAAGACGTGCTCGTCACGCACCCGAAAGTCGCCGACGTCGCGGTGTTCGGCATTCCGAACGAGGAATTCGGCGAGGAAGTGAAAGCGGTGGTGCAGCCGCTGTCCTTCGCCGATGCCGGCCCCGACCTCGAGCGCGAACTGCTCGAATGGTGTCGCGCCCGGCTCGCGCGCATCAAGTGCCCGCGCACGATCGACTTCGAGGCCGAGCTTCCGCGCCACCCCACCGGGAAGCTCTACAAGCGCCTGCTGCGCGACCGCTATTGGGCCGGCTTCACGACGCGCATCCACTGACCGGAAATCTCAGCGGGCGGCGGCGTCCCATTCGGCGACGAGCGCTTTCTCTTCCGCCGCGCTTGCCGTCTTGCGATAGCGTGCGCGGGAGCGGCCTTTCACGCGCTGCTCGCATT is part of the Candidatus Binatia bacterium genome and harbors:
- a CDS encoding 2-oxoacid:acceptor oxidoreductase subunit alpha, with amino-acid sequence MSQASSVPPKASETVETVVIRFAGDSGDGMQVTGTKFTTESALAGNDIATLPDFPAEIRAPAGTLAGVSGFQLHFSSKTVYTPGDQPDVLVAMNPAALKVNVGDLRDGGTLVIDGDAFTKSNLVKAGYAEHPGKTGELSRWRLVDIPMTKLTTQAVADMDLPTRSVVRCRNFFALGLCSWLYNRPTEETLRWIASRFRKNPALVEANTRVFKAGWNFGETTELFVTRYEVGPARIAPGLYTSITGNQATAWGLMTGAARAGLRLFYGSYPITPASDILHELAAQKHFGIVTFQAEDEIAAVSAAIGASFGGALGITASSGPGIALKTEAIGLAVMTELPLVIVNVQRGGPSTGLPTKTEQADLLQAVYGRNGECPVPVIAASTPTDCFYAAIEAVRVAARHMTPVFLLSDGYLANGSQPWKLPSYDDIPADPVHFWTNTVGFHPYLRDEDTLARPWVKPGTPALEHRIGGIEKDYDSGDISYSPANHERMVRVRADKVARIADSLPPTRVTGSELGEAVVVGWGSTYGAIEEAVARLNAEGLAVGHVHLRWINPLPKDLGRVLRRFRTVIVPEMNMGQLVRILRDQLVIDAIPVNKIKGQPYTAAELTTTFRSIISERHGGEPATVGPATAGPVGKEQHK
- a CDS encoding protein meaA, with translation MEKRDQPWIIRTYSGYSSAKVSNELYRRNLAKGQTGLSVAFDLPTQTGYDSDHPLARGEVGKVGVPIGNIGDMQTLFEGIPLDRMNTSMTINATGAWLLALYIAVAERQGVKPAVLQGTIQNDIIKEYLSRGTYVFPPAPSLRLAADIITYTVREVPRWNPINICSYHLQEAGATPVEELAFTLANAQAVLDEVRSRGVAADEMAQVFNRISFFVNASIRFIEEVCKMRAFTKAWDEIGAKRYGVTDPKMRRFRYGVQVNSLGLTEQQPENNAIRIALEMLGVVLSRDARARAVQLPAWNEALGLPRPWDQQWSLRTQQIMAFETDILEYEDIFNGSPVIQRKVDELLAEAGAELARVEELGGAVKAVESSYFKQRLVESNARRVRRIEAGEQKVIGVNAFEQSEPSPLTADIETAIFRADPKAEQEQVERLRAFRASRSQADVDAALAALADAVRAGDNVMHASIRCAHAGATTGEWSDTLRTIYGEYRAPTGVTGQASAASDELAELRSRMHALAGRIGHTPRLLVGKPGLDGHSNGAEQIAVRARDAGMDVIYQGIRLTVEEIVATAQQEDVDAIGLSILSGSHMALVPAMLDQLARAGMSDVPVIIGGIIPEDDARALRAMGVAAVYTPKNFELSRIMGDIAGIIEQRQAA
- a CDS encoding right-handed parallel beta-helix repeat-containing protein, with protein sequence MKTSAVIGAVLLLAASGTASHAAVFRVTSTRDTGDGTLRSAINDANAEPGSTIHIALGASAEIFVESALPSLEAEGTRLDGGGVTIRQADGCMRPSGKRGCDGIDVTGAGVVVRDIRVSGFLFDGIAVRGRDARDVRIENVQSIDNMDDGVGVSNGAGPVTVDHCLLMGNGFRTKGKGLLVFDDSKATLRDSLVIGDRDGVTVTRGSVARLESVLVAGNWDKGVGVSAGSLSGRDVSILASGRDEERAPNGPDSKPAPNQDGLRVGLGGDAEIEHCRIAGNGDTGVVVLDQAKVQLKDCVIEANHGRPTAVAAEAVLERR
- a CDS encoding SDR family NAD(P)-dependent oxidoreductase, which codes for MKLSGKTAFVTGAGSGLGAAICRTFASEGARLAVTDIDTRAAASVAADCNASTPGSIALSCDVTGAASVAAAFAAFDRELGEIDILVNNAGIIHTDPAYLDAIQGTSQAQLAELMTAGKISTHLDAIDRISDEMFDRMIRVHLYGTFYCTRQALPRMRRRGSGGRVINMGSIMGTASLQGAPDYCAAKGAILSFTRSIAREAASYGVLVNAIAPGYIDTPLLAPLEQEQKRLIAMQTPLGRLGTADEIAAAALFLAGPDSTFVTGQVLSPNGGIYMSQ
- a CDS encoding pyridoxamine 5'-phosphate oxidase family protein, which translates into the protein MPGKLTDAELADLLSEAQIGVLSTVDDKARPEGSPIWFEARENKVYVHVGRSSKKARNVRANPYVSLTVDTRQAPYRGAILHGTAAEVRFDDAMHRRVAVHYLGKEAGDAYVAMTEGAADDSILLEITVTGRFTWDYGKGF